In Cyprinus carpio isolate SPL01 chromosome B7, ASM1834038v1, whole genome shotgun sequence, a genomic segment contains:
- the caprin1a gene encoding caprin-1a isoform X2 translates to MPSVTTGDNAVHSSSPDLAAAPSEALKQVLGVIDKKVRNMEKKKSKLDDYQTRKNKGERLNQDQLEALSKAPEVVHNLDFARELQKNFLALNVEIQKTVKKVARRDQLKREEVERKRLKAVLEVQYLLEQLGEESVRQDLTQSSGDAPVLTESELTGLDEFYKLIGPERDSSVRLAEQFEEASMHLWELLEGRDKAVAGTTYKALKESLDKMLLSGYFDRAQTHQNGVCGEETGAAAAESSESEERPAEPEGTAQEYTETIEVEATEFVNRQFIPETTYSSSDKEQGAEWNTSSQAVSALQQPQQPPAAMSPALVSSEPHTLNAVLPPPAADPVVRKQAVQDLMAQMQGTFNFMQDSMLEFEGPPLDPAIVSAQPMKPAQMVCPPESRLPQHNALSVQPEPTQVPMVSAPKEAYSSTPPLYQPPHNSEPRPQTDSIDPLQVFNMNAPVPPNNEMDSQKISSQYQSSYGQGFSAQGTLPAEQQEMPQEALQSVGPFHSQDQGIQSAGGHQSPSQQPSGQGTGFGRPGQSFYSNRAMPRAGPRNPRGALNGYRGQSNGFRGGYDGSYRAPFPNTPNTGYGQTQFSTPRDYSNNTYQRDGYQQSFKRGATQGPRGCSRGRGGSYRSSRGMGPMAAQQTS, encoded by the exons ATGCCATCAGTGACCACTGGCGACAATGCTGTTCACTCCTCCAGTCCGGATTTGGCCGCTGCACCATCTGAAGCCCTCAAGCAAGTACTTGGTGTAATCGACAAGAAGGTCCGCAACAtggaaaagaaaaag AGCAAGCTGGATGACTACCAGACAAGGAAGAACAAAGGAGAACGTCTCAACCAGGATCAGCTG GAGGCTTTATCTAAAGCTCCGGAGGTGGTTCACAACTTGGACTTTGCCCGTGAGTTGCAGAAGAACTTCCTGGCTTTAAATGTggag ATCCAGAAAACAGTGAAAAAGGTGGCACGACGGGATCAGCTGAAGAGGGAGGAAGTGGAGCGCAAGCGACTGAAAGCAGTGCTGGAGGTGCAATACCTGCTGGAGCAGTTGGGGGAGGAAAGCGTGAGGCAGGACCTGACTCAGTCCAGTGGGGACGCCCCCGTACTCACAGAGTCAGAGCTAACGGGCCTGGATGAGTTCTACAAGCTAATTGGGCCTGAGCGGGACTCTAGTGTAAG GTTGGCCGAGCAGTTTGAGGAAGCATCCATGCATTTGTGGGAGCTTTTGGAAGGAAGGGATAAAGCTGTGGCTGGAACCACAt ACAAAGCCCTTAAGGAAAGCTTGGACAAGATGCTGCTAAGTGGGTACTTTGATCGTGCTCAAACACATCAGAATGGAGTGTGTGGAGAGGAAACGGGGGCCGCAGCAGCAGAGTCTTCAGAGAGCGAGGAACGCCCTGCTGAGCCAG AGGGAACCGCTCAAGAATACACAGAAACTATTGAGGTTGAAGCAACAGAG TTTGTAAACAGACAGTTCATTCCAGAAACCACCTACAGCAGCAGCGACAAAGAACAAGGAGCAGAGTGGAACACAAGTTCTCAG GCAGTTAGTGCCCTCCAGCAACCACAGCAGCCACCTGCAGCCATGAGCCCAGCTCTGGTCAGCTCAGAACCACACACACTGAACGCCGTCCTCCCTCCCCCTGCAGCAGATCCCGTGGTCCGAAAGCAGGCAGTCCAAGATCTCATGGCTCAAATGCAGGGTACCTTCAACTTCATGCAG GACTCCATGCTGGAGTTTGAGGGACCGCCTCTAGATCCTGCTATTGTGTCGGCGCAGCCCATGAAACCTGCGCAGATGGTCTGTCCACCAG AATCCAGACTACCCCAACACAATGCTCTTTCTGTTCAGCCTGAACCCACGCAA GTCCCGATGGTCTCGGCTCCAAAGGAGGCCTACTCCTCCACACCCCCTCTCTATCAGCCTCCTCATAACTCTGAACCCCGACCACAGACAGACTCCATTGATCCCCTGCAG GTATTCAATATGAACGCTCCAGTTCCTCCAAACAATGAGATGGACTCTCAGAAGATTTCCAGCCAGTATCAGAGTAGCTACGGTCAAGGCTTCAGTGCACAAGGCACCCTTCCAGCTGAGCAGCAGGAAATGCCTCAAGAAGCCCTCCAGTCAG tTGGCCCTTTCCATTCTCAAGACCAAGGTATTCAATCTGCAGGGGGACACCAGTCTCCATCTCAGCAGCCCTCGGGGCAGGGCACAGGGTTTGGGCGGCCGGGTCAGTCCTTTTACAGCAACAGAGCAATGCCACGAGCTGGACCCAGAAATCCCAGAGGGGCTTTGAACGGCTACCGTGGACAATCAAATGGATTTAGAG gTGGATACGATGGGTCGTATCGCGCTCCATTCCCCAACACTCCAAACACCGGATACGGTCAAACTCAGTTCAGCACTCCGCGAGATTATTCCAACAACACCTACCAACGG GATGGATATCAGCAAAGCTTCAAGCGAGGAGCTACCCAGGGACCTCGAGGTTGCTCTCGAG GACGAGGGGGATCGTACCGGTCCAGCAGAGGAATGGGTCCCATGGCTGCCCAACAGACCAGCTAA
- the caprin1a gene encoding caprin-1a isoform X1, which translates to MPSVTTGDNAVHSSSPDLAAAPSEALKQVLGVIDKKVRNMEKKKSKLDDYQTRKNKGERLNQDQLEALSKAPEVVHNLDFARELQKNFLALNVEIQKTVKKVARRDQLKREEVERKRLKAVLEVQYLLEQLGEESVRQDLTQSSGDAPVLTESELTGLDEFYKLIGPERDSSVRLAEQFEEASMHLWELLEGRDKAVAGTTYKALKESLDKMLLSGYFDRAQTHQNGVCGEETGAAAAESSESEERPAEPEGTAQEYTETIEVEATEFVNRQFIPETTYSSSDKEQGAEWNTSSQAVSALQQPQQPPAAMSPALVSSEPHTLNAVLPPPAADPVVRKQAVQDLMAQMQGTFNFMQDSMLEFEGPPLDPAIVSAQPMKPAQMVCPPESRLPQHNALSVQPEPTQVPMVSAPKEAYSSTPPLYQPPHNSEPRPQTDSIDPLQVSMPLSSEQTPTPSSQPQVFQPVSKPLHSGINVNAAPFQSMQAVFNMNAPVPPNNEMDSQKISSQYQSSYGQGFSAQGTLPAEQQEMPQEALQSVGPFHSQDQGIQSAGGHQSPSQQPSGQGTGFGRPGQSFYSNRAMPRAGPRNPRGALNGYRGQSNGFRGGYDGSYRAPFPNTPNTGYGQTQFSTPRDYSNNTYQRDGYQQSFKRGATQGPRGCSRGRGGSYRSSRGMGPMAAQQTS; encoded by the exons ATGCCATCAGTGACCACTGGCGACAATGCTGTTCACTCCTCCAGTCCGGATTTGGCCGCTGCACCATCTGAAGCCCTCAAGCAAGTACTTGGTGTAATCGACAAGAAGGTCCGCAACAtggaaaagaaaaag AGCAAGCTGGATGACTACCAGACAAGGAAGAACAAAGGAGAACGTCTCAACCAGGATCAGCTG GAGGCTTTATCTAAAGCTCCGGAGGTGGTTCACAACTTGGACTTTGCCCGTGAGTTGCAGAAGAACTTCCTGGCTTTAAATGTggag ATCCAGAAAACAGTGAAAAAGGTGGCACGACGGGATCAGCTGAAGAGGGAGGAAGTGGAGCGCAAGCGACTGAAAGCAGTGCTGGAGGTGCAATACCTGCTGGAGCAGTTGGGGGAGGAAAGCGTGAGGCAGGACCTGACTCAGTCCAGTGGGGACGCCCCCGTACTCACAGAGTCAGAGCTAACGGGCCTGGATGAGTTCTACAAGCTAATTGGGCCTGAGCGGGACTCTAGTGTAAG GTTGGCCGAGCAGTTTGAGGAAGCATCCATGCATTTGTGGGAGCTTTTGGAAGGAAGGGATAAAGCTGTGGCTGGAACCACAt ACAAAGCCCTTAAGGAAAGCTTGGACAAGATGCTGCTAAGTGGGTACTTTGATCGTGCTCAAACACATCAGAATGGAGTGTGTGGAGAGGAAACGGGGGCCGCAGCAGCAGAGTCTTCAGAGAGCGAGGAACGCCCTGCTGAGCCAG AGGGAACCGCTCAAGAATACACAGAAACTATTGAGGTTGAAGCAACAGAG TTTGTAAACAGACAGTTCATTCCAGAAACCACCTACAGCAGCAGCGACAAAGAACAAGGAGCAGAGTGGAACACAAGTTCTCAG GCAGTTAGTGCCCTCCAGCAACCACAGCAGCCACCTGCAGCCATGAGCCCAGCTCTGGTCAGCTCAGAACCACACACACTGAACGCCGTCCTCCCTCCCCCTGCAGCAGATCCCGTGGTCCGAAAGCAGGCAGTCCAAGATCTCATGGCTCAAATGCAGGGTACCTTCAACTTCATGCAG GACTCCATGCTGGAGTTTGAGGGACCGCCTCTAGATCCTGCTATTGTGTCGGCGCAGCCCATGAAACCTGCGCAGATGGTCTGTCCACCAG AATCCAGACTACCCCAACACAATGCTCTTTCTGTTCAGCCTGAACCCACGCAA GTCCCGATGGTCTCGGCTCCAAAGGAGGCCTACTCCTCCACACCCCCTCTCTATCAGCCTCCTCATAACTCTGAACCCCGACCACAGACAGACTCCATTGATCCCCTGCAG GTCTCCATGCCCCTGTCGTCTGAGCAGACCCCCACCCCTTCCTCTCAGCCCCAGGTGTTTCAGCCTGTCTCCAAACCCCTTCACAGTGGCATCAACGTTAACGCAGCTCCATTCCAGTCCATGCAAGCG GTATTCAATATGAACGCTCCAGTTCCTCCAAACAATGAGATGGACTCTCAGAAGATTTCCAGCCAGTATCAGAGTAGCTACGGTCAAGGCTTCAGTGCACAAGGCACCCTTCCAGCTGAGCAGCAGGAAATGCCTCAAGAAGCCCTCCAGTCAG tTGGCCCTTTCCATTCTCAAGACCAAGGTATTCAATCTGCAGGGGGACACCAGTCTCCATCTCAGCAGCCCTCGGGGCAGGGCACAGGGTTTGGGCGGCCGGGTCAGTCCTTTTACAGCAACAGAGCAATGCCACGAGCTGGACCCAGAAATCCCAGAGGGGCTTTGAACGGCTACCGTGGACAATCAAATGGATTTAGAG gTGGATACGATGGGTCGTATCGCGCTCCATTCCCCAACACTCCAAACACCGGATACGGTCAAACTCAGTTCAGCACTCCGCGAGATTATTCCAACAACACCTACCAACGG GATGGATATCAGCAAAGCTTCAAGCGAGGAGCTACCCAGGGACCTCGAGGTTGCTCTCGAG GACGAGGGGGATCGTACCGGTCCAGCAGAGGAATGGGTCCCATGGCTGCCCAACAGACCAGCTAA
- the nucb2a gene encoding nucleobindin-2a has product MSYLKGLLTSCLVLASVMSWAKAVPISIDKTKVKLPEETVKEPPQSVDTGLHYDRYLREVIDFLEKDQHFREKLHNTDMEDIKQGKLAKELDFVSHHVRTKLDELKRQEVSRLRTLIKAKQDIEGGNDIAVDHQALLKQFEYLNHMNPHTFEVEDLDRLIKSATNDLENYDKERHEEFKRYEMMKEHERREHLKTLDEEGRRKEEEHYEEMKKKHADHPKVNHPGSKDQLKEVWEEADGLDPEDFDPKTFFNLHDTNGDGFFDEQELEALFTKELEKIYDPTNEEDDMVEMEEERLRMREHVMNEVDTNKDRLVSLDEFLVATKKKEFLEPDSWETLEQNQEYTEEEMREFEEQLARQEEDLHQKAADLQQQREDLERQQEQLNAQKMELQQAVDHMERLKTQKVPPPPEMQLEGNAVPESLGHDQPPVPPEHQPLPPGHQDIPQEQQQQQDAPPNQQDLGQEHQNVPQENQPLPPGHNSPPHDSPQMPLDHNNVP; this is encoded by the exons ATGTCCTATTTAAAGGGGCTGCTCACTAGCTGCCTTGTGTTGGCGAGTGTGATGTCCTGGGCCAAGGCAGTGCCAATAAGCATAGATAAAACTAAGGTGAAGCTCCCAGAGGAAACAGTCAAAGAGCCTCCCCAGAGTGTG gaCACTGGACTACATTATGACCGCTATCTCAGGGAAGTTATCGATTTCCTTGAAAAAGATCAACATTTTAGAGAAAAGCTTCACAACACAGACATGGAAGATATAAAG CAAGGGAAGTTGGCTAAAGAGCTTGACTTTGTCAGCCACCATGTGAGAACCAAGCTGGATGAACTAAAAAGGCAAGAGGTCAGCCGTCTGAGAACCCTGATCAAAGCCAAGCAAGATATTGAAGGAGGGAATG ATATTGCAGTAGATCACCAGGCAttactcaaacagtttgagtaTCTGAACCACATGAACCCACACACATTTGAGGTTGAGGATCTGGACAGACTTATCAAATCG GCTACAAACGATCTGGAGAACTACGACAAGGAACGGCATGAAGAGTTTAAAAGGTACGAGATGATGAAAGAGCACGAGAGACGGGAGCACCTGAAGACACTTGATGAGGAGGGCAGGAGGAAAGAAGAGGAGCACTATGAGGAGATGAAGAAGAAACACGCTGATCACCCTAAAGTCAATCACCCC GGTAGCAAGGATCAGCTCAAAGAAGTGTGGGAAGAGGCTGATGGCCTGGACCCTGAAGATTTTGACCCCAAAACATTCTTCAACCTGcatg aCACAAACGGAGATGGCTTCTTTGATGAGCAAGAGCTGGAAGCCCTGTTCACGAAAGAG ctgGAGAAGATCTATGATCCAACTAATGAAGAGGACGACATGGTTGAAATGGAGGAGGAGAGGCTGCGAATGAGAGAACATGTCATGAACGAG GTTGACACTAATAAAGACAGACTGGTGTCCTTAGATGAGTTTCTGGTTGCCACAAAGAAAAAAGAGTTTCTTGAACCAGACAGCTGGGAA ACTCTAGAACAGAACCAGGAGTATACTGAAGAAGAGATGAGAGAGTTTGAGGAGCAGTTGGCCAGGCAGGAAGAAGACTTACATCAGAAAGCAGCTGACCTTCAGCAGCAGAGAGAGGATCTGGAGCGACAGCAGGAGCAGCTCAATGCTCAGAAAATGGAACTGCAGCAG GCTGTGGATCATATGGAGCGGTTAAAAACACAGAAGGTTCCGCCTCCACCTGAGATGCAAC TGGAAGGGAATGCTGTCCCGGAGTCACTAGGACATGACCAGCCTCCTGTGCCCCCTGAGCACCAGCCTCTGCCCCCAGGACACCAAGATATCCctcaagaacaacaacaacaacaggatgCACCCCCAAATCAACAGGATCTAGGACAGGAACACCAAAATGTACCCCAAGAAAACCAGCCACTGCCTCCAGGACACAATAGCCCACCCCACGATTCTCCACAGATGCCCCTCGACCACAACAATGTGCCATAG